In a genomic window of Tachysurus vachellii isolate PV-2020 chromosome 13, HZAU_Pvac_v1, whole genome shotgun sequence:
- the eif4ea gene encoding eukaryotic translation initiation factor 4E-1A isoform X1 has product MATAEPEVTQITSNTEEEQNEAAGQEIVNPEDYIKHPLQNRWALWFFKNDKSKTWQANLRLISKFDTVEDFWALYNHIQLSSNLMSGCDYSLFKDGIEPMWEDERNKRGGRWLITLTKQQRRADLDRFWLETLLCLVGEAFDDHSDDVCGAVVNIRTKGDKIAIWTTDYENKDAIVHIGRVYKERLGVPPKVIIGYQSHADTATKSGSTTKNKFVV; this is encoded by the exons ATGGCGACTGCAGAACCG GAAGTGACCCAGATTACATCGAATACAGAAGAAGAGCAGAACGAAGCTGCTGGCCAAGAAATTGTAAATCCTGAGGATTACATTAAACATCCACTACAGAACAG atgggctctatggttctttaagaatgACAAAAGCAAAACCTGGCAAGCGAACCTGCGACTTATCTCAAAGTTTGACACAGTCGAAGACTTTTGGGC ACTTTACAATCACATCCAGCTCTCGAGTAACTTAATGTCTGGATGTGATTACTCACTTTTTAAG GACGGAATCGAGCCCATGTGGGAGGATGAGAGGAATAAACGTGGTGGACGCTGGCTCATCACTCTGACCAAACAGCAGCGCAGAGCAGATTTGGATCGCTTCTGGCTCGAGACG CTCTTGTGTCTGGTGGGCGAAGCTTTTGACGATCACAGCGATGACGTGTGTGGCGCCGTCGTCAACATTCGAACGAAAGGAGACAAAATCGCAATATGGACGACGGACTACGAGAACAAAGACGCAATCGTACACATAGG GCGTGTGTATAAGGAAAGGTTAGGCGTTCCACCTAAAGTCATCATCGGATACCAGTCACATGCAGATACGGCCACGAAGAGCGGCTCCACCACCAAGAACAAGTTTGTTGTCTGa
- the eif4ea gene encoding eukaryotic translation initiation factor 4E-1A isoform X2: MATAEPEVTQITSNTEEEQNEAAGQEIVNPEDYIKHPLQNRLYNHIQLSSNLMSGCDYSLFKDGIEPMWEDERNKRGGRWLITLTKQQRRADLDRFWLETLLCLVGEAFDDHSDDVCGAVVNIRTKGDKIAIWTTDYENKDAIVHIGRVYKERLGVPPKVIIGYQSHADTATKSGSTTKNKFVV; the protein is encoded by the exons ATGGCGACTGCAGAACCG GAAGTGACCCAGATTACATCGAATACAGAAGAAGAGCAGAACGAAGCTGCTGGCCAAGAAATTGTAAATCCTGAGGATTACATTAAACATCCACTACAGAACAG ACTTTACAATCACATCCAGCTCTCGAGTAACTTAATGTCTGGATGTGATTACTCACTTTTTAAG GACGGAATCGAGCCCATGTGGGAGGATGAGAGGAATAAACGTGGTGGACGCTGGCTCATCACTCTGACCAAACAGCAGCGCAGAGCAGATTTGGATCGCTTCTGGCTCGAGACG CTCTTGTGTCTGGTGGGCGAAGCTTTTGACGATCACAGCGATGACGTGTGTGGCGCCGTCGTCAACATTCGAACGAAAGGAGACAAAATCGCAATATGGACGACGGACTACGAGAACAAAGACGCAATCGTACACATAGG GCGTGTGTATAAGGAAAGGTTAGGCGTTCCACCTAAAGTCATCATCGGATACCAGTCACATGCAGATACGGCCACGAAGAGCGGCTCCACCACCAAGAACAAGTTTGTTGTCTGa